The proteins below come from a single Lineus longissimus chromosome 5, tnLinLong1.2, whole genome shotgun sequence genomic window:
- the LOC135488557 gene encoding putative nuclease HARBI1: protein MALTVEIQVLLALRFFASGAFLEAIGDTLGVDKGSVSRAVRDVSAALRRRRDEFIKWPIQVEERRKVQMGFYNISGYPRVLGCIDGTHVRIICPNAPLLPVEAPPPPPPPPADDEEQLPQQAQPMPNAARPEEDPHDDDPHQPQQQGRVPNYEASFVNRKGYHSLNIQAVCDHTGKFTNIVAKWPGATHDSYIFHNSALSVHMEANNPRGDDGMMLGDSGYPCRPFLITPYPNPTTPREQHFNKSLCGTSVRIEHAFGVLKRRFHVLHGEVRMQPERVVKIVSACTVLHNIAVMRGEREPPEDESDNSDLENNDIDSDSDSDGGDDYDGPENGRLYRDYLATKYF, encoded by the exons ATGGCCCTCACAGTGGAAATACAAGTGCTCCTTGCCTTGCGTTTTTTTGCTTCGGGGGCATTTTTGGAGGCAATAGGAGACACCCTTGGTGTAGACAAGGGATCAGTATCAAGAGCTGTGCGTGATGTAAGTGCTGCGTTACGACGCCGGAGGGATGAATTTATAAAATGGCCAATCCAAGTCGAAGAGCGGCGGAAAGTACAGATGGGTTTCTACAACATCTCGGGCTACCCAAGAGTACTCGGCTGCATAGACGGCACCCATGTGAGGATTATATGCCCAAATGCGCCACTCTTGCCAGTAGAAGCaccaccacctccaccaccaccaccagcagaTGATGAAGAGCAGCTACCACAGCAGGCACAGCCAATGCCAAATGCAGCACGGCCAGAGGAAGATCCACATGATGATGATCCACACCAGCCTCAGCAGCAGGGAAGGGTCCCAAACTATGAAGCGTCATTCGTTAATCGCAAGGGCTACCACAGCCTAAACATCCAGGCAGTCTGTGACCACACTG GAAAGTTCACAAACATAGTGGCAAAGTGGCCTGGAGCAACCCATGACAGCTACATTTTCCATAACTCAGCCCTCTCCGTCCACATGGAAGCGAATAACCCAAGAGGAGACGACGGGATGATGTTAGGAGATAGTGGCTATCCTTGCAGGCCATTCCTCATCACCCCCTACCCCAACCCTACAACACCTCGTGAGCAGCACTTTAACAAGTCCCTCTGTGGCACAAGTGTTCGCATTGAACATGCCTTTGGTGTCCTCAAACGGCGATTCCATGTGTTGCATGGCGAAGTTCGCATGCAACCTGAACGTGTGGTAAAGATTGTGTCGGCGTGCAcagtgttgcacaatattgcagTCATGAGGGGAGAACGGGAGCCCCCAGAGGACGAGAGTGACAACAGTGATCTTGAGAATAACGACATTGATAGCGACAGTGATAGTGATGGTGGAGACGATTATGATGGGCCAGAAAATGGACGACTTTACAGGGATTACCTGGCAACCAAATACTTCTAA
- the LOC135488558 gene encoding uncharacterized protein LOC135488558: MAASSTENFVSAPKMKKKRERGSNWTPEVTILLVELVEVQLEMLRAKFSNEVSKSLKMNVWDGIAMKVSALGTTRTATQVREKWNSLVSKAKEVHGQRRQHMGKTGGGACMAPLNTITEKIIDIFKDDAGFNGVVDGFETTIGQPQPLDMPCKKRKTVVDPHHHGVQASTSGIPAAI, from the exons atggcagcctcaagTACTGAGAATTTTGTATCCgcaccaaaaatgaaaaagaagaggGAAAGGGGGTCCAACTGGACCCCAGAAGTCACCATTCTGCTTGTGGAATTGGTTGAGGTCCAGTTGGAGATGCTTAGGGCAAAGTTTAGTAACGAAGTCAGCAAGAGCCTAAAGATGAATGTCTGGGATGGTATTGCAATGAAGGTGTCAGCCCTGGGAACAACCAGAACTGCAACCCAGGTGAGGGAGAAGTGGAATTCGTTGGTTTCCAAGGCCAAGGAGGTGCATGGGCAGCGTCGACAACACATgggcaaaactggtggcggggCATGTATGGCGCCATTGAATACCATCACAGAGAAGATCATTGACATATTCAAAGATGATGCTGGCTTCAATGGTGTTGTTGATGGTTTTGAAACAACAATTGGCCAGCCTCAACCCCTGGATATGCCTTGCAAGAAGAGGAAGACAGTTGTTGACCCACATCATCATGGGGTGCAAGCCAGCACATCTG GAATACCTGCAGCAATTTGA
- the LOC135488559 gene encoding piggyBac transposable element-derived protein 4-like, producing the protein MSRNRFEHILRFLHFNNNANLIPRGQPGYDRLFKLRKIIDCFAPKFMDSYDPGKVMSLDEGLYLWKGRLVFKQYIANKPAKYGIKSYLLCDSAGYTWNFIVCTGEDKMIPYLGNQDDDPFKTEAIPRIVVYLIREGADPNVVGEYRQLYMDRYYNSPALTEHLMEQKIYTCGTQDMRRKGVPPAVKNAVVRVGEIIHRQKRNMTVISWREKKTKKPCTMISNMHNADLIDTGKKRKVNNVEIAVKKPSMVLAYNKRMGGVDKSDQMVADYGHSRKSLKCTSKFFFHLIDIAVLNAFVLFNNREPEAKKLLHLEFKMKFIEKILSKAKTGNALELPDPKGIRQHQLDTVGHVERLESRLSKHWPDDTPFQDATPGKKVKRKTRVCAQCRKDPKPYAEHHGLEQPPKRPETSIMCPKCNIPLHSTPCFKLWHTLK; encoded by the coding sequence ATGTCAAGGAATAGATTCGAACATATCCTTAGATTCCTTCACTTCAACAACAATGCCAACCTCATTCCACGTGGACAACCAGGTTATGACCGGTTGTTCAAGCTGAGAAAAATCATTGATTGCTTTGCTCCAAAGTTTATGGATTCCTACGATCCAGGGAAAGTTATGTCACTGGATGAGGGACTGTACCTGTGGAAAGGCAGATTAGTATTCAAACAGTACATTGCCAACAAGCCTGCAAAGTATGGTATAAAGTCGTACTTGCTGTGTGATTCAGCAGGTTACACTTGGAACTTTATAGTCTGTACAGGAGAGGACAAGATGATACCGTATCTCGGAAATCAAGATGATGACCCATTCAAGACCGAAGCCATTCCTCGAATCGTTGTATATTTGATACGTGAAGGTGCAGATCCAAATGTAGTAGGTGAATACAGACAACTGTATATGGATCGATATTACAACAGTCCGGCATTGACTGAACACCTCATGGAGCAGAAGATTTACACTTGTGGAACTCAAGACATGAGAAGGAAGGGTGTACCGCCGGCTGTCAAAAATGCAGTTGTTCGTGTTGGCGAAATAATCCATAGACAGAAAAGGAACATGACGGTAATTTCATGGCGTGAAAAGAAGACCAAGAAGCCTTGCACTATGATCAGTAACATGCATAATGCTGATTTGATCGACACAGGGAAAAAAAGGAAGGTAAATAATGTTGAGATCGCAGTGAAGAAACCATCAATGGTGCTGGCCTACAACAAGCGAATGGGAGGTGTCGATAAAAGTGACCAGATGGTAGCAGACTATGGACATTCAAGGAAGTCATTGAAGTGTACGTCAAAATTCTTCTTCCACTTGATTGACATTGCAGTACTGAATGCCTTTGTGCTGTTCAACAACAGGGAACCAGAAGCGAAAAAGTTGCTGCACCTAGAATTCAAAATGAAGTTCATCGAAAAGATCTTGAGTAAAGCGAAGACAGGAAATGCACTGGAACTACCAGACCCTAAAGGCATCAGACAACATCAGTTGGACACTGTAGGTCATGTGGAACGTCTGGAATCACGGCTATCTAAGCATTGGCCAGATGACACACCCTTCCAAGATGCTACACCGGGGAAAAAAGTCAAACGCAAGACTCGCGTTTGTGCCCAGTGTCGAAAGGACCCAAAGCCGTACGCGGAACACCATGGTCTGGAGCAACCCCCCAAAAGACCTGAGACCAGCATAATGTGCCCTAAGTGCAATATACCTCTGCATTCAACTCCCTGTTTCAAACTCTGGCACACACTGAAGTGA